TGTCAGAGTTCTTGAAACAAGAACCAAAAGAATTGGATACATGCAAAGGCTACCTTCAGCTTCcggattttaaaaaaatttgtccCAAAATTCTTGTTGGTGGGCAGTTCTGGTCCTTAAATGAAGTTGCTACACCTTTTCTGCATTCTCATTGGGTAATCTCATTGTGATTACCCAAGTTTTcacatcttttaaatgtttaaaaatgatacaattatttaaaaaacaaaatgattgTAGCCAATTAATAATTGTAAGCATTTTTTTGGGCAAAACAATTGTATGTTATTTAGTGTATATCTGCAGTctcatgaattatttatttaaattatctttAATTATCTCAGTGTCTTACAGTGTAATTTCAGATAAAAAGCCTATCCTACGTGGTTTTGATTAAGTTTCCATTGTAACAGCAACAAACAATAACAATATGCACTGATTTTGTAAGTCAAGACTGAGAACCTCTtgaaattaacttaaattaaaaaaataaaccaaccCTGAGAAATACTCACTGGAGTATCCAAGTGTGACAACTAGCACTTGATTGCCTCCACATTATGCTTCAAACGTGaggttatattaatttaaaaactatataaacacaCGATGATCTTTCATACTCTTTCTcatagaaaaaaatctgaaaaacaaaacagcaacaacaacccCAAAATAAGACGCAATCAGAAATTAATATCAACATATTATCTATCCATTTTCTTCAGCCTCTCCTTATTTCTTCAACGGTTCTTGTCTGACAGACGCGGCTGTTTAGCCAATCAGCTGCGAGAGTTTCTCTCCGCCCCGCCGCTATTGGTTGATCTCTGGAGACTCAGGGGCTGTTCCGATATTAATGACCGCTGGCAGACAGCGGCATGTCAATGTGACAACAGAACGAGCGGATGCAGTCAGATGCGCCTCTGAACGCGGAGGAAAGAGGAGGTTGTCAGTGCGAGGGACTCTAAAAAGCTTCCGGACGGCTCTCACCTGGTGGATTTTGCCTCATTCGCACGGCAAAATCTTAACGTCAGGAGCGCGACACGCTACTATTTATCCATCTGCGTTAAAAGAAGACGGCGCGCGCTTATTTTCATTTGCGTGGCGCGGGCTTTCCGCTCTCTGGAGCACTGCGCTAGATGAACGGAATACATGTCGCTTAATTGACCAGAATGACTTCTGTTGAAACGGTAAGTTTGAACATTTTCCGATTCACCTCATCTATTTGGTTGATAAATATTAATCTTAGTTGGTTTTTACTGCATGATCATCCACATTCAAGTTGGGAGAATATGCGTCAGAGTGATTAGTTTACTGCAAAACGACCGTGAAGAAGCAGAAATGGAGGGAAATTGATAACAAGCACGTAGGTAGTCGAATAAATAGCCATGCCAACCTGGAGCACATAATTCCTGTTGCTGAGAAATCCGTGCCCCAGTTTggcatgcataattttttttggaCACAAGGCACGTCCTGGACGAATAGCCACAGGCAGTCTTGCATCTGGCTGTTCTCAATGTCCCTTAAATCACCCTGTTGCCGTCCAAGATGTTCTACAGAACCCCTATAGCACATGAATTTCAAATGCAGTCGCTTCGAGCATCCACTGTACAGTAAGTATCGTTAAATGAATGTATATCACTTTGAATGGAGGCATTGTGATTCTGAACCATTCGTCTGATCTGCATGCATTGCTTCAGCCTAATTTATACAGTCCACAGCAAAACACCTCCTATGCAGATGATGACATTTTTACCCCAGCTGTTAATCACACAACCAGCAAGTTTGTCTTCCCACATCTCTTTGTATATGGACGCGGTTAGGAATCATTGCAGACTGGCATTGCACTTTCTAAAACACAAGTCAGAGGTTGTCTTATGGATTGCAAATAGTATTTAtgtgtttgcatgcatgcatTGGTTTAACACATATTTGGGGTAACtcagttaaattattaaaattaaaaatattaaagtagaaTTATGTATAAAAAATGCATCACATAAATATCCATATATGATCCTCTACTAGCAAGCAGATACCAATTAGATCACTGGGTTTCacggacaaaataaaaatatggaaaGATTGGGCTTTCCCATAGAGGACCTTAGTGGGACCACCACAGGGCCTGGGACTGCCATTACTAGTTGTCCCTCACTGATGCCGGGCCACTGACTTGTTGCAAAGCGAAAATGTTTGTGGCTTATTGGTAGACAATACTCTCTAACCAATTTTTGTCCTTGGAGTCTCTTTCATGCCAAACTCTTCAAACTACTAAGAAGTCTAAAAACCTGAGCAGGCAATTCTTAATCACAGATGTAATCACATGGGCCACTCGATGGCTGCACTAATTAACAGACAATAAGTAAAACCCTTGATATTAAGGATCTCTCAGACGCGGCTTCTGTGAGCACACTGGAGTGTTTAACTGATTTTAATACCTCTTTGTAAGACGAGGTGCTGGAAAATTGCTTTCTCTGATCGTTGCGTCATACTAAACAGTTTGAAGCACAAATCAATGGTGGATGTGTGGTTTGAAATCCAATTTATGCAAGCCTGCATTGTCAGTGCAAAGTGGTGTGGGCTTTCGAAACAAAACATCACAACATGAGTGTTGAAAAATAGCAAGTGTAGCATTTCATTAGCTTAACACTTCATCAAACAAATGAAAGATTAAAATGCTTTCATGTTCTGGCAGAGCATAATGCTAGCCACACTAATATCATGGGTTCAATTCTCATTGAAAGCATACCTTGATTGCACTGAGGGTCACTTTGGATAATGCCTTTGCCAAATGcattaatgaaaatgttaaaataatatcttAATATAGAAGACATGCAGAAACATGAGGAATTTATATTTAGAGGTACATATTTTTTGTGTAGTTGTACCTGCCATGTCTAAAacaaataaggaaaaaaaaagaaagatctaAGGCAGGGAACACTCTGTCTGTTGAAAAGGTCGCCACACTCCACGTTGTCTCATTGTTGCAAAAGCCTCGACTAGTTCTGTTTCAAAATATAGACTTTAAAAAGAGAATATGATAGCAGCATATGCTATCTGTGTTTTCACGAGTAAACAGAGCAGAACCATCTGAGAAGCACTGCTGTGCTCTCCATCTGTTCTTAGATTAGACTGATACCTGTAGTAGAGGCATCCGGTGCAGTATAGAGCACATACTGTGAGAACTGGGATCTCATTGTGTCTAAAAAGTCAAGTTAGAGATACACTGCTACACCAATAGTATGACTGACACTTGCTGTTGGGAACATGCTTTCAATCAATCAGACCCAATTAGAGTGAAATGCTGTATTTGTACCCTGGGGAGATTTGATTGGTTTCCATAATTAGATTTGTCATATACTGTATAGTGTAGTTTAGTGAAGAAATTATTCTGCTCATTGTGCATGGTATTTTTTCCTCATGCTGGGTTATGCATGTTAGAGCACATAGCAACGTTACATGTCTCTGGATGACCaatgtgtatatatttgaaaCCTTCTGGAATTCTGGAAAACTCCTAAAACTCAATGAGAATGTAAAGTTGGagttataaaattatatgtataaatacatttaattagtgCTTGCATGGTACAACTGTATTGATATACCCCTTTTTTACTTTCTTCCCCACATATTTAgcctaatattaaaataaaaaaaggtaattgatgTTTACTATTCAAAATCCACTGTAATATTTGCTAAACAAATTGTGATTTGCCCTTCCACCTCGCAACTATTTGCGTGGTGACTGACAATTAGTATTTTTGTCCTTAGATCTCTTTAAGAGTTTGAAGTCGACGCGACACCGCGAAGCAACAGAATCAATCAAATATCACAGCCATTCAGAAGCATGTGTGGGCGGGCTCTCTCTGGAAGCGCACTGGTCTGGCAATGAAATGGATACATCATTAAATGTATATACTGAGTGACTGATGACATCTTTATCAAGAAATACACTTGTTGGTTCACAGTGAGTTCACAGTTTTAATGGTCATCTTTGCTTTAATTGATCTTCAAGATCTGAGGTAAACTATTTATTGATGCTTTTAGTATAGCTATAAGATCACAAGATATGATATTTAAACTCATATTAGACACGTTTATCTTCCAGCCGCGACATCGCAGGAATAGAAACCGTTTCTAAATGAGAAATTTCATATGACATGGTGTTACATGGTAAAGATGGTGTTGCGTTGGGTTTGAGGTCACATGCACAGCCGAgcgacaataaataataaataaaataagatgcaTGCTGAGTGTCATGACAACAGCAAAAGTGGCTCTGATCTGGCATTTCATTTGCACAGAACCAAATATTAAAACCTGTGCTTTAGTACATCACCACTTTTCTTTTTCTGCCTTGCAAGCACTGATATTTACTTCAGCTTAATTTATATCAGCACAAACTAGATTTTCTTAATAGAGCAAATCAGCATCAAACAATCAGTTACAAAATACCAGAATTGTTAATGTACACTTGAATTCATTGAGGGAAACAAACGACGGAAGTGGAAAAGCTGTAACCTGTGGGGTCCATCGGTTAATTTGGAACATTGATTCTGCATTAACTGTCGACTCTGTGCTGATTTTGTGAGCACATAGGAGCAGGTGCAAAGGGAAACATTCCTTGAGCATTGCACTGGAAACTTCATTATGCAAACACATTGCAAAGCAAAGCCTGTTTAATGGACTCTTCCCTTACCTTGAAAATAGTGTAATGGCAAATCAATGAAGTACAGGGCAGGGGGAGGAGCTGCAAAACAGACTATGCCACCCATTGAGAAGCCTATGCACACTGGCTGGCACCTAGGCCCTTTGCGTCTTCTCCTGGTCTGAGAGAACAGCTTACACAGAGCATGTGAAGAGAGGAGGGGAAAAATAAGAGTTTAAGTGAAACACAAAGAGGAGCTAGAGCATAGGTTTAAGAGCAAGGGTGTCTTTCTGTAGACATTTGTATGAATGAGCGAGAAAAATTCTCAAGACCATTTGAACAATATTTCCTCTGAATCATCTCTATAATACAAAAGGCTATTTCTACAGGAAGCAATTCCACCTCTGCCCTACTTTCTGTACATGTGATCTGTCTGACAGAAGTTTAACTGCAAAATGAAAGCCTACAGCTACACCTGGGATCCTATATATTTCAAACAACCATGTAAGCTTGCTGGTCAGTTAAATGTTACTTTTATGTTCtaacccaatatatatatatatatatatatatatatatagtgcttgtAATAATTAACTTATAATTACCTGGATATGGAGTGGCTAGGAAGAGGTGGCTTGAGACCTGTAAGGAATAAAacaatcaaatcaaaatacattaatgtatttGCTATTTTTAGAAAAGTGTCCTCAATGTGcattaatttacattacatttagacatttaggagacgcttttatgcaaagcaacttataaatgaggacagtggaagcaatcaaaatcaacaaaagaacaatgatatgcaagtgctataacaagtttaAGTTAGCTTAACCTTTTAGCCAGCACCCCCTGCATTAcacgtagcaaggttttttttttttttaaatcacataataaaaagaaaacagaatagaaaaagaatagtgcAAGATGGTGTTAGaggcttttttgcttttgttaattgcataataaataaaaataaaacagaatacaaaaatattagagaagcaagtgttagtttttttttttataagaaaacaagcagttagtaaatagtgtgcaagtctaaaaggtgcaagttttttttcttataaagaatagaattagaatagagagtgctagagttagagttAACAAATAAAGTTTGACCCTCTAACAAATAGAGTTAGACGATTCTTAAAAGATTGAAGCATTAATGTATGTGGATCCCTATTTAAAAACACCTATTTTCCAGTTTGCAGAGGCACTAACTTGGGGTTTAAGGGGACCACAAGCTCAGTAATCAGTCCCCAGCCCAAGATTTACAGCCTATCTCAAACAACTCAGCCCAAAGCAAACACAGGAGCCGGTCTGCCACCATTCAGCCTGAGTTACTTCCCAGGGTCAGTAGGGCTTCTGCCCACTGGACACATTTATTCAAACATGCCACTATATTTTACAAGCCCAATCAAGATGATGCTAGCTAGCTCTGTGATATCATGTCTGACAAATAATAGCGGGAATGATTTTCTGactcctcttctctccaattTCGTTGACTGACTCTGCAGTACATCAGGACAGTGATTAGAGGCATCCATCTTGAAATTCCATTTTCTCTGGTATTAGTTgcatttctctctgtctctgaaaGTGTGGCACACTGTGCAAGGTATTGGCACTTAAGCTCTATGAGCAACGTTGTTCCAAGTTCTTACGTTTGTAGGTTCTCACCTACACTTAACAGGGGTAAGCCTAATTTCCTTCATTTGTCTTTGACTGGAAATTTTAATGGGTGTGCCATACCTTTATTGCAGTTACAGAGTCAGTGGAGGTTAATACAGGTTTAGTTGTATTAGTGTACAGCTCCCTCTCCTGGGAGTGTTTTCTGTAGATACTCTTAACAGAAACAGTCTCCAGAACACAATCATGAGCCAGCCATaacaccccccaaaaaaagacaTTATTTACCAGCACAGAAACTAGTGGTCTAACATGATTATTTCTGGAGGATAGTGTATCAATTTTGTAGtcttaaaatgactaaaattactccattaatctttattaattttttaatgtagcTAAATAATTACATTCTGAAATAATGTACAGAAATCTAACAGTTGCAGATGATGCTGTTGACTATGGAAACCTTGATTTTACACACTCATAGCAGTGCAAAATTATTCTAAAATTATTCTTATTGAACTACACCTTTATTATGCATTGTTAAATGGTCCTGTTCACGATGTGAAATCACTGAACAAGGAAACTCTGGCCCTGCATCAAAAGCATGACCTTATCTAAAAGGGAAAGATGAAAAAACATTCCTGCACAACAGAAAATTAAAAGAAGGCTAAAACATTGCACGTGGGTCGCCAGAGCAGTTCTCCTAAATACACCATAATTCCAAACATTTgttaaatactaaataataattttaatatcttAATACTCTTAATATCTTGGAAAATCAGGGATCCAGAactatcacaatttaaaagaagAGACTAAAGATTAGAATAAAATCAAACTGCAGTTTCATTTATTGCACATTAATGCTATTCTTGCAACAGACAAGCATGCTTACGCACTGCATTAGTAGTGAACCTGCACTATTAGAGAGAACATGCAGGTGCTGTAGGAGCAGTGCTCAATTTAACATGTCAGGAAAATATGCCATTTGTGTCAGTCAGGAAAACTAGATGCATTTTCCAGTATTTATGGCTGACACAGGTATTGTCAATCAGCCATTTTCCAACCACCGTGAGAGTAGCGGCCCATCTATGAGGTGTAATAAACATCTAAATTTAAAAGTCCTCATTAGGCTTATTAAAAATGTGATGGTCATTGTCTATGGGACAATTCAGTGTAGTTCCTAGCATCTCTGTTTACAACACAAGTACACATTGGTGATAGAGAGACAACAAAACAGGTGCAGTATATGATTGTGCAAATATTATTCATCATAAAGGTTCCTGTATTGAAGCTTTTTCTGTGTTCTTGGATAAATGAATAATCTTGTTGCCTTTGAAAATCACATATTTCTCCCCCTCAATTACTCTATCAAAAAACACACTCTCACCTCCACAGAGCTTTGAGGGATGAACTCTGGGTTTCTCCATCTGTGAAGCTTACTGAAGACTTTCTGTGGTATCCTCACTTCATCACCTTCCTTAGGCACTGAAGTTGAAAAGAGGGATGATAGTGTGATGGAACaaactctttctttctgtctgtcttgctTGCTTGCATTCTGGCTATGGCACATTTCATAGTAACCCTGGTGATACGGACAGCTCTAACAGAATTGCTTATTTTTCATCAGCATTCCGCATAGTACACCAAAGAGTTAATTTTAACAGTGGAACAATAAcacattttgtttaaaagtaatgtTGAGACCTAATGTGCCATTTAAATATCTTGTATTCAGGGCATGGTATATGTTGCTTATAGCCAATTGTGATATTTTCACTAAAGTGGAGTGTagtgagaatgtttttttttttgtatatggcTAGAACATTTCATCATGGTGAGTTGCGTCTGGGGAATctaccctttaaaaaaaataagcaacCATATTAATGCCTATATATCAAACATACTAAGCTTCATAATTCACTCATTTTTCAGCTTCAGAATTCCAAAATAATATCCAAGGTGAAGGACACGCATATCCGTATGTCAAAGGCTTAGCGTGCAAGGTACTGCTGAATAAAATGTCAGCAGACATCACAGGGCTTTAATGTGGCTTTTGTAAATGTCAGCATGCCTCTGTCTTACCTTAGTGATGCCCTTGCATTTTTCCGGTAATTATATGCTAATATTTTTCATCtctttcttcttattttcttCAGGTAGAAGTGGATTAGGCTGATGATGGCATCATCTGtattattaaaagaaattaacGACCTTGCTTCTGCCTAACTCTAACCACCGCTACCTGATGGTGACCTTTTTACCTTTATCTGCCCAAGCATTAAAATTGCATACATCACCTTCAATCTGAATTACGGGAGACGGGACATCGCATCTGTTGACAGCACATCAGTCAGGGCCTAGGGAAGGCCCTCTGTTGGATTGAAGTGATCACCACCAATGGTTGATTATTTTTTGAAGTGAAGTGCTTTTGCCACAAAATTTTTAAGGACCAACTACTAACTGGTGGGAACTGTGCCAATATGAAGGACATATCATTCGCGGATTATTTGCTACTGGGTCTTGCAGTGACTACCTTGGTTCTTGCTACAGAAGAGAGAGTCAGTTGTCCAAAACTTTGTGTATGTGAGATTAGACCCTGGTTTTCCCCTAGCTCTGTCTATATGGAGGCTCCCACTGTTGACTGTAATGACCTCGGACTTTTTGACTTACCCATGAGATTGCCATCTGATACACAAGTCGTTTTACTGCAGACCAACAACATTGCTAAGATTGAGCACCCATTGGATTACCTGCCAAACATCACTGAGATTGATCTCTCCCAAAACAACCTGTCATCAATAAGTGATGTCAATATTGGCCAACTCCCTCAACTCTTATCCCTACACATGGAGGAGAACTGGATATGTGCCCTACAAGACAACAGCCTTTCTCAACTGACCAACCTTCAGGAGCTCTACTTAAATCATAACCTCATCTCCCTCATTTCTCCTGAGGCTTTTCGGGGACTTCAGAGCTTGCTGAGACTTCACCTCAACTCCAACCGACTTCAGAGTATAAAAAGTGAATGGTTTGAGCCCTTACCAAATTTGGAAATTCTAATGATTGGGGAAAATCCTGTCCTCTCTATTCAGGATATGAACTTCAAGCCTCTGAGAAACCTTCGTAGCCTGGTTCTTACTAGAATGAACCTGTCACAGATACCAGATGACTCACTTCTGGGCCTTGACAATCTTGAGAGTATCTCATTCTATGATAATACATTCCCCAAGGTACCCCATGGTGCTCTCAGGCATTTGAAGAGCCTCAAGTTTTTAGATCTTAATAAGAACCCCATTGGGCGAATTCAGAGGGGTGACTTTGTGGACATGCTCCATCTTAAGGAGCTGGGCATTAACAGCATGCCTGAGTTGGTGTCCATTGATAGTTTTGCCCTAAACAACCTCCCAGAACTGACCAAAATCGAAGCCACCAACAACCCCAAACTTTCCTACATACATCCAAATGCTTTCTATAGGCTGCCGAGGTTGGAAACTCTAATGTTAAATGGCAATGCTTTAAGTGCCCTCCACAGGATAACAGTGGAGTCCCTCCCAAATCTCCGGGAGGTTAGCATGCACTCTAACCCCATCCGCTGTGACTGTGTTGTACGATGGATGAACATGAACAAGACAAACATTCGCTTCATGGAGCCTGATTCCCTGTTTTGTGTGGAACCTCCAGAGTATGAAGGTCAGCATGTGCGGCAGGTTCACTTCAGAGAGATGATGGAAATCTGTCTGCCTCTCATCTCTTCAGAAAGCCTCCCCACACAAATCAGTGTGGAAAGAGGG
The DNA window shown above is from Carassius carassius chromosome 26, fCarCar2.1, whole genome shotgun sequence and carries:
- the LOC132105555 gene encoding leucine-rich repeat neuronal protein 3-like, encoding MKDISFADYLLLGLAVTTLVLATEERVSCPKLCVCEIRPWFSPSSVYMEAPTVDCNDLGLFDLPMRLPSDTQVVLLQTNNIAKIEHPLDYLPNITEIDLSQNNLSSISDVNIGQLPQLLSLHMEENWICALQDNSLSQLTNLQELYLNHNLISLISPEAFRGLQSLLRLHLNSNRLQSIKSEWFEPLPNLEILMIGENPVLSIQDMNFKPLRNLRSLVLTRMNLSQIPDDSLLGLDNLESISFYDNTFPKVPHGALRHLKSLKFLDLNKNPIGRIQRGDFVDMLHLKELGINSMPELVSIDSFALNNLPELTKIEATNNPKLSYIHPNAFYRLPRLETLMLNGNALSALHRITVESLPNLREVSMHSNPIRCDCVVRWMNMNKTNIRFMEPDSLFCVEPPEYEGQHVRQVHFREMMEICLPLISSESLPTQISVERGRSMSLHCRAFAEPEPDIYWVTPSGRRVIPNAVSARFYMHPEGTLDIYDITESEAGLYTCVAHNLVGADLKSVSVEVNGYFPQPVNDSLNVNIESVQANSVLISWNASHGSLAPNIKWYTMPTANHPTVAFTARVTSDVTVYNLTHLSPATQYKVCVDIHSIQHKHDTRCVNVLTKGLEQDVKDSERWDMVLIAAFGVLFIGISVACFLIYVFMRNHCIYGELNRYPSKMALMSETSQQSPFTRLWIFGKGMPAAVEVKATVINVLDNAF